CCTTTTTGTGTCAGTTCATTTTGCAATTTCTCAGATGCATACAGAGGTTCCCCGATCTGGATAACATATTTTGTTAATGTCTTACCTGCGGGAAATGCCTTGAATACATCTTTTTCATCAATAACATAAGGAAGTGAAATTTCATTTGAACTTTCATCGTATAGAGCAATATAAAAATTGGTCGTATCAATAACATTTCCAAGAAATTCCTTTATTTTACGATAAAGATCATACATTGTTTCTGTCGTATTTAAAGCATTTGAGATATTGAACATCGTTTCCTGGATTTTCTCTGCTCGTTTACGCTCTGTAATATCCTGATTTGCACCAAAAGTTTTAACAGTTCTTCCCTTATCATCTTTTATAACAAAGAAACGAGCAACAATATAACCAATTTCTCCATCTCCATACATGATACGGTGCTCGACCTGGCGGTTAAAATGAGGATCTTTTGTTTCAATTGCTTTTTTAACTTCATCACCTACCATTGACATGTCATCAGGATGCACAAACTGTTTGGCATACTGTTCTGAAGACATTGTATAACCACCAACTTTTTCAGCATTTGTTCTATAAATATTGTAAAATTGATCATTAAATGTGAACATATCATTGAGAACATCATATTCCCAATAACCAAGTTTGGCAATCTCTATAGCATTCGATAATTTATCTTCACTAGTACGAAGAGCCAACTCCGCTTCCATTCTCATCGTTATATCTTTCGAACTACCTTGAACACCAATAATTTCTTCTCCTTTTCGTAACAAACTTATGCTTATCTCAAAATATCTTTTTGAACCATCCTTTATAATAGCTTCAACTAAGAGATTGTGTATGGGTTCGCCTGTTTGATAAACACCATGAAATGCACGAAAGAGTTTTCTCTGATCCTTTTTACTCGTATAGTCTCTAAAATTCATTTTGAGCAATTCTGACTTGGTATAACCAGTTAGTATTTCTGCTGCTTTATTCACATCAGTGAAATTACCTTTAATATCCAGGGTAAAGAGGAACTCGCTTGAGTTTTCAAATAATGTTCTATATCGCAACTCAGAATCTTTGAGTTCATTTTCTAATTTTTTATTTTGTGTTATATCTCTTACAACTGCTTGAATATAGTCTGTATCTTCGAGAGTCAGCTTATTTAAAGAAACTTCGGCATCAAAAGGAGTATCGTCCTTCTTAATGTGCTTCCAGTAAAAAAGTTGAGTTTCTCCCTCGAGTGCAGCATTGATATAACTTAAGGCTTTCTCCTTTGAATCTTGTCCATCTGGTTGAAAAGGTGGAGAAAATTCCCATGGTGAATGTTCTAATATATCCTTTTTATCATCACATCCGAACATTTGAATTGTCGACTCATTACAGGTAACAAACCGGTCTCTTTTCATCATAAAGATAGCATCACCAGCAGTGTCGAACAATGTGCGATATCTCATCTCACTCTCTTTGATCTTCTTTTCTGCCTGCTTTCTATCTGTAATATCTAAAGAAAAACCTGCTATATATGGTTCTTGATCTTCTCGATCAATTCGAAACGTATGGGTTTCCCATATTCGATTCCTATTCTTGCTGTCTGGTAAAACATGAACATCAATACTATAACCATTTTTTAGGGCTTTATTATCTGCATCAGCCAGTCTTTTCGCAACAACCTGAGGGAAAATGTCAAACAGAGATTTCTCAATCCAGTCATCCGCACCAAAACGTTTTTTCATTTCACTATTAACATATAACACTGTATGATCGGCAGTTTTTATAAATGCTGTAATCGGTAGTGTTTCCATAAAAGCTGAAAACCGCATTTCGCTTTCATGTAGGGCTTTCTCAGCTCGTTTTCGCTCTGTAATATCTGTGATCGTACCAATATAACCGATAATGTTGTTTTCTTTGTCTTTTTTCGGAACGGCCTGTCCCAATACCCAATGTATGGTGCCGTCTTTCAGGATAAATCGATATTCAGAAACAGAAATTTTATGATCTATTGTAGCCTGTTTCCAGGTAACGGATAATTTTTCTCTATCGTCCGGATGAACAGCAGCAAGCCAACCCTCTCCCATAGCTTCCTGAGCAGAGAGACCGGAAATTTCACTCCACCGTGGATTAACATAGGTAGTGAGACCTTCCGAATCCGTGCGGAAAATACCTACTGGAGAATTTTCTGTTAGGACCTTAAATCGCTGTTCGCTTCTTTGTAATTCGTTTTCAGTGCGAATACGATGTTCAACCTCTTTTTCCAATTGGTCGATCTTATCTTCGAGTTTCTTTATCAGTCTTTCGTTATAGAGTTTATATAGATCTTCTTCTCTTTTCAGGGTTATCTTCGATGGTGAAAATTTTCCCGTTTTAAGTTTTTCATGGATCTTCTCGATCTCTTGCAGCAATAGAGTCGGTTCCATTGGCTTTTTCAGGAAAAGATCAGCTCCCAGATTCAGACCAAATTCTTCATCCTTTTTATCTACATAGGTAGCTGTATAGAAAATGAAAGGTATATTCTTCCGGACATCATCTTTCTTTAGAATTTGGCAAAATTGAAAACCATCCATTTCCGGCATAAGGATGTCACTGATGATTAAATCGAAATTGGTTTGTTCCAGTTTCTTTAAAGCATCGAGACCATTTACTGCTGAGACCACTTCGTGACCATTGCTTTTCATAAGTAATTCCAGCATGTATCGGGCTTCCTGATTGTCATCAACAACAAGAATTTTCATCAAGACTCCTTATTAAAAGTCAAAATGTTCATTTTATTTACCTTTGACTATGTATCGACCTCTAATATCACACTCCAAACGCATAGCTACTAATTTAAGGATCTTCATTAACTGGTTTTCTTTATCATTTATAATATATTATATGTCAAGAATT
Above is a genomic segment from Candidatus Cloacimonadota bacterium containing:
- a CDS encoding PAS domain S-box protein, which gives rise to MKILVVDDNQEARYMLELLMKSNGHEVVSAVNGLDALKKLEQTNFDLIISDILMPEMDGFQFCQILKKDDVRKNIPFIFYTATYVDKKDEEFGLNLGADLFLKKPMEPTLLLQEIEKIHEKLKTGKFSPSKITLKREEDLYKLYNERLIKKLEDKIDQLEKEVEHRIRTENELQRSEQRFKVLTENSPVGIFRTDSEGLTTYVNPRWSEISGLSAQEAMGEGWLAAVHPDDREKLSVTWKQATIDHKISVSEYRFILKDGTIHWVLGQAVPKKDKENNIIGYIGTITDITERKRAEKALHESEMRFSAFMETLPITAFIKTADHTVLYVNSEMKKRFGADDWIEKSLFDIFPQVVAKRLADADNKALKNGYSIDVHVLPDSKNRNRIWETHTFRIDREDQEPYIAGFSLDITDRKQAEKKIKESEMRYRTLFDTAGDAIFMMKRDRFVTCNESTIQMFGCDDKKDILEHSPWEFSPPFQPDGQDSKEKALSYINAALEGETQLFYWKHIKKDDTPFDAEVSLNKLTLEDTDYIQAVVRDITQNKKLENELKDSELRYRTLFENSSEFLFTLDIKGNFTDVNKAAEILTGYTKSELLKMNFRDYTSKKDQRKLFRAFHGVYQTGEPIHNLLVEAIIKDGSKRYFEISISLLRKGEEIIGVQGSSKDITMRMEAELALRTSEDKLSNAIEIAKLGYWEYDVLNDMFTFNDQFYNIYRTNAEKVGGYTMSSEQYAKQFVHPDDMSMVGDEVKKAIETKDPHFNRQVEHRIMYGDGEIGYIVARFFVIKDDKGRTVKTFGANQDITERKRAEKIQETMFNISNALNTTETMYDLYRKIKEFLGNVIDTTNFYIALYDESSNEISLPYVIDEKDVFKAFPAGKTLTKYVIQIGEPLYASEKLQNELTQKGLIEILGTPSKIWLGAPLQVDNKVIGVIAVQSYDDPKLYKEKDLEILSFISEEIALAIKHKLAEEQIRKELKENKVLLDEIHHRIKNNLQMISSLLQLQQDTISTKDDAIKSFEVSQDRIRTMAEAYELLLQARYMSGIKLGEYIRLITEQLKRNYDPNGKVKISYSLDEVAFSTEKLSKLGLIVNEIVTNAIKYAFDGRDNGKINIILEDFIDHIKIIISDDGIGIPKEIQIPNSTTLGLSLVDMLMGEFNGTYSVDIKNGTHFTLLIPKRKLNHDNH